A genome region from Hymenobacter chitinivorans DSM 11115 includes the following:
- the atpB gene encoding F0F1 ATP synthase subunit A translates to MKRLLIALFCILSLPVFANEPVATQAEATDKEAFSPGEMILHHIGDAHEWHFATLGDEEHGTHFTIPLPVIAYQPAKGLSVFSSSNLAEGKVYNGLKLEHEHLVAEDGGKVYDFSITKNVASLILSGIILLLVFTAVARGYRKNHGGAPRGVQSFFEPIVVFIRDEVAKKSIGPKYERYMPYLLTIFFFIWFNNLLGLMPGAANLTGNIAVTMVLALMTLIITLASSNSNYWHHIFATPGVPKALLPIMIPVELIGVVVKPFSLMVRLFANITAGHIVILSFISLIFIFKSIFISPVTLAFGLFINVLELLVAILQAYIFTLLTAMYIGGAVEEHHDADYQMGGGDGADEAHAARAAH, encoded by the coding sequence ATGAAGCGTTTACTGATAGCTCTCTTCTGCATTCTTTCGCTTCCTGTGTTTGCCAACGAACCCGTCGCAACCCAGGCCGAAGCAACCGACAAGGAGGCCTTCAGCCCCGGGGAGATGATTCTGCACCACATCGGGGACGCGCACGAATGGCATTTCGCCACCCTCGGCGACGAAGAGCACGGCACGCACTTCACCATTCCGCTGCCCGTTATTGCCTACCAACCCGCCAAGGGCCTGAGTGTTTTCTCGTCCTCGAACCTGGCCGAAGGTAAAGTCTACAACGGCCTGAAGCTGGAGCACGAGCACCTCGTAGCCGAAGACGGTGGCAAGGTATACGATTTTTCGATTACCAAAAACGTGGCCTCGCTTATTCTGAGCGGTATCATTCTGCTGCTCGTGTTTACGGCCGTAGCCCGTGGCTACCGCAAAAACCACGGTGGTGCCCCCCGCGGCGTGCAGTCGTTCTTCGAGCCCATCGTCGTGTTCATCCGCGACGAAGTGGCCAAGAAGTCCATCGGCCCCAAGTATGAGCGCTACATGCCCTACCTGCTGACCATCTTCTTCTTCATCTGGTTCAACAACCTGCTGGGCCTCATGCCGGGTGCCGCTAACCTCACCGGCAACATTGCCGTGACGATGGTACTGGCCCTGATGACGCTGATCATCACCCTGGCCAGCTCCAATTCCAACTACTGGCACCACATCTTCGCCACGCCCGGCGTACCGAAGGCCCTGCTGCCCATCATGATTCCCGTGGAACTCATCGGCGTCGTGGTAAAGCCCTTCTCCCTGATGGTGCGTCTGTTCGCCAACATCACCGCTGGCCACATTGTAATCCTGAGCTTCATCTCGCTCATCTTCATCTTCAAGAGCATTTTCATCAGCCCCGTGACGCTGGCTTTCGGCCTGTTCATCAACGTGCTGGAGCTGCTGGTCGCCATTCTGCAGGCCTACATCTTCACCCTGCTCACCGCCATGTACATCGGCGGCGCCGTGGAAGAGCACCACGATGCGGACTACCAGATGGGCGGCGGCGACGGTGCCGACGAAGCCCACGCTGCTCGCGCGGCTCACTAA
- the atpE gene encoding ATP synthase F0 subunit C, translated as MLLSLLLQVANSVGLAVMGAGIGAGLVALGVGLGIGRIGGSAMEAIGRQPEASGKIQTAMLIVAALIEGLGLFAVVVCLLISFNL; from the coding sequence ATGCTTCTTTCTCTGTTGTTGCAGGTTGCGAATTCTGTTGGTCTGGCTGTAATGGGTGCCGGTATTGGTGCTGGCCTGGTTGCTCTGGGCGTAGGCCTGGGTATCGGCCGTATCGGTGGTAGCGCTATGGAGGCCATCGGCCGCCAGCCAGAAGCTTCCGGCAAAATTCAAACGGCTATGCTGATCGTAGCGGCTCTGATCGAAGGTCTGGGTCTGTTCGCAGTAGTAGTTTGCTTGCTGATTTCGTTCAACCTCTAG
- a CDS encoding F0F1 ATP synthase subunit B, with product MELITPNIGLIFWQLVIFLIVLFLLAKFAWKPILGSLKEREDSIESALRMADQAKLEMQQLKAGNEKLIAEARMERDKMMQEATMMANQLIEQAKSKATEEGSRMIMQAREAIQNEKHAALTEVKNTAAKLSIDIAERILRRELADSGSQQQLVDSYLKDVKLN from the coding sequence ATGGAATTGATAACCCCCAATATTGGTCTGATCTTCTGGCAGCTGGTGATTTTCCTCATCGTGCTGTTCCTGCTGGCCAAATTTGCTTGGAAACCCATTCTTGGCTCCCTCAAAGAGCGCGAGGATTCGATTGAAAGCGCCCTGCGCATGGCCGACCAGGCCAAGCTGGAAATGCAGCAGCTCAAAGCCGGTAACGAAAAACTCATTGCCGAAGCCCGTATGGAGCGCGACAAGATGATGCAGGAAGCCACCATGATGGCCAACCAGCTCATCGAGCAGGCCAAGAGCAAGGCCACCGAAGAAGGCAGCCGCATGATCATGCAGGCCCGCGAAGCCATTCAGAACGAGAAACACGCTGCCCTGACGGAGGTGAAAAACACCGCCGCCAAGCTTTCCATCGACATTGCTGAGCGCATCCTGCGCCGTGAGCTGGCTGATTCCGGCTCCCAGCAGCAACTCGTGGACTCGTACCTGAAGGATGTAAAGTTGAATTAG
- the atpH gene encoding ATP synthase F1 subunit delta, translating to MSEQRVASRYAKSLLDLAEERGTLEQVKLDMDLFRKALDQNRDLRLLLRNPIVKSDKKLAILRAIFGGKVTEMTEKFFSIITQHKRESALEWVATEFQSQYDALRGMQVAQVTTAAPLAPELREQLNKIVREQSGLQNVTLEETVDESLIGGFILRVGDRQLDESVRNSLRKLRNSFKENPYQHHIN from the coding sequence ATGTCAGAACAACGAGTTGCCTCCCGCTACGCCAAGTCCTTGCTGGATTTGGCCGAGGAGCGTGGAACGCTGGAGCAAGTAAAGCTCGACATGGACCTGTTCCGCAAAGCGCTGGACCAGAACCGTGACCTGCGCTTGCTGCTGCGCAATCCCATCGTGAAATCCGATAAGAAGCTGGCGATTCTGCGGGCCATTTTCGGCGGCAAAGTGACGGAAATGACGGAGAAGTTTTTCTCCATCATCACCCAGCACAAGCGCGAAAGTGCCCTCGAATGGGTAGCTACCGAGTTTCAGTCGCAGTACGACGCGCTGCGCGGCATGCAGGTAGCCCAGGTTACCACGGCCGCCCCGCTAGCCCCCGAGCTGCGCGAGCAGCTCAATAAGATTGTTCGCGAACAGTCGGGTTTGCAGAACGTTACGCTCGAAGAAACGGTTGATGAGTCGCTGATCGGTGGCTTCATCCTGCGGGTCGGCGACCGTCAGCTCGACGAGTCGGTTCGCAACAGCTTGCGCAAGCTGCGCAATTCTTTTAAAGAGAACCCCTACCAACACCATATAAATTAA
- the atpA gene encoding F0F1 ATP synthase subunit alpha translates to MADVRPDEVSAILREQLSNFKTEAELEEVGTVLQVGDGVARIYGLGNAQSGELIEFENGLQALVLNLEEDNVGAVMLGDYSEIREGATVKRTNKIASIQVGEGIIGRVVNTLGQPIDGRGPIAGDTFDMPLERKAPGVIYRQPVTEPMQTGIKAIDAMIPIGRGQRELIIGDRQTGKSTVALDAILNQREFFERGEPVFCIYVAVGQKASTVAQVVNALQRGGAMDYTVVVAASASDPAPMQFFAPFTGAAIGEFFRDTGRPALVVYDDLSKQAVAYREVSLLLRRPPGREAYPGDVFYLHSRLLERAAKINSSDTIAADMNDLPPSIKHLVKGGGSLTALPIIETQAGDVSAYIPTNVISITDGQIFLETNLFNSGVRPAINVGISVSRVGGNAQIKSMKKVAGTLKLDQAQFRELEAFAKFGSDLDASTKLTIERGRRNLEILKQPQFSPVKVEDQVAIIYAATNGLLDQVPVDKVRAFETEFRQVMQSRHPEELKALKAGKLDDNITGAIRQVAKDLSAVYASK, encoded by the coding sequence ATGGCAGACGTGCGTCCGGATGAAGTATCCGCCATTCTGCGGGAGCAGCTGTCCAACTTCAAGACTGAAGCCGAACTCGAAGAGGTTGGTACGGTTCTGCAGGTTGGTGACGGTGTAGCCCGCATCTACGGGCTGGGCAATGCCCAGTCGGGGGAATTGATTGAATTTGAAAACGGCCTGCAAGCGCTGGTTCTCAACCTGGAAGAAGACAACGTAGGGGCCGTAATGCTCGGCGACTACAGCGAAATCCGGGAAGGCGCCACCGTAAAGCGGACCAATAAGATTGCTTCGATCCAGGTTGGTGAAGGTATCATCGGGCGCGTAGTGAACACGCTCGGTCAGCCGATCGACGGCCGCGGCCCGATTGCCGGCGATACGTTCGATATGCCCCTGGAGCGTAAGGCGCCCGGTGTAATCTACCGTCAGCCCGTAACCGAGCCCATGCAGACCGGTATCAAGGCTATCGACGCCATGATTCCGATCGGCCGGGGCCAGCGGGAGCTCATCATCGGCGACCGTCAGACGGGTAAGTCGACGGTAGCGCTTGACGCCATCCTGAACCAGCGCGAGTTCTTTGAGCGCGGCGAGCCGGTTTTCTGCATCTACGTAGCCGTAGGCCAGAAAGCTTCGACCGTAGCCCAGGTCGTAAACGCCCTGCAGCGCGGCGGCGCCATGGATTACACCGTGGTAGTAGCCGCTTCGGCTTCCGACCCGGCTCCGATGCAGTTCTTTGCTCCCTTCACCGGTGCCGCCATCGGCGAATTCTTCCGCGACACGGGTCGTCCCGCCCTGGTGGTGTACGACGACTTGTCGAAGCAGGCCGTAGCGTACCGCGAAGTGTCGCTGCTGCTGCGTCGTCCTCCCGGACGTGAGGCCTATCCCGGTGACGTATTCTACCTGCACAGCCGTCTGTTGGAGCGCGCCGCGAAGATCAACTCTTCCGACACGATTGCGGCCGATATGAACGACCTGCCCCCGAGCATCAAGCACTTGGTGAAAGGTGGTGGCTCGCTGACGGCTCTGCCCATCATCGAAACCCAGGCTGGTGACGTTTCGGCCTATATCCCGACGAACGTAATTTCGATTACGGACGGTCAGATCTTCCTCGAAACCAACCTTTTCAACTCGGGTGTGCGTCCCGCCATTAACGTTGGTATCTCGGTATCGCGCGTAGGTGGTAACGCCCAGATCAAGTCGATGAAGAAAGTGGCCGGTACGCTGAAGCTCGACCAGGCTCAGTTCCGCGAGCTGGAAGCCTTCGCCAAGTTCGGCTCCGACCTCGATGCCTCGACCAAGCTCACCATTGAGCGGGGCCGTCGCAACCTCGAAATCCTGAAGCAGCCCCAGTTCTCGCCCGTAAAGGTGGAAGATCAGGTGGCCATCATCTACGCCGCCACCAACGGTCTGCTCGACCAGGTGCCCGTAGACAAGGTTCGGGCCTTCGAAACCGAGTTCCGTCAGGTGATGCAGTCGCGCCACCCCGAGGAGCTCAAGGCGCTGAAGGCTGGCAAGCTGGATGACAACATCACCGGCGCCATCCGTCAGGTTGCCAAAGACCTGTCGGCGGTTTACGCTTCTAAGTAA
- the atpG gene encoding ATP synthase F1 subunit gamma, with translation MASLKEVRNRIVSVQSTQQITKAMKMVAAAKLRRAQDNILRMRPYAQRLNSILSNLTSLAGDDVVSEYGVQREVRRVLIIAITSDRGLAGAFNSNIFKGVNALIAERYAAQAAAGNITVLAIGKRAHEYFVKRGPVLGNYTHVFSQLSFDTVRAAAEEAMEGFRTGQFDEVTMVYNEFKNVATQIVRAEQLLPLVPAEAPATAAAASNVDYIFEPSKEEIVQTLIPQSLKVQLYKAVLESNASEHGARMTAMDKATDNAGELLKSLKLTYNRTRQAAITTEILEIVGGAEALAASRG, from the coding sequence ATGGCTAGCTTAAAAGAAGTCCGCAACCGCATTGTATCGGTGCAGAGCACGCAGCAGATCACCAAAGCCATGAAAATGGTGGCGGCGGCCAAGCTGCGGCGCGCCCAGGACAACATCCTGCGCATGCGCCCCTACGCCCAGCGGCTCAACAGCATTCTGAGCAACCTCACCAGCCTGGCCGGCGACGACGTGGTAAGCGAGTACGGTGTGCAGCGCGAGGTGCGCCGCGTGCTGATTATCGCCATTACGTCGGACCGGGGCCTGGCCGGGGCTTTCAACAGCAACATCTTCAAAGGGGTGAATGCCCTGATTGCGGAGCGGTATGCTGCTCAGGCGGCGGCCGGTAACATTACGGTGCTGGCCATCGGCAAGCGCGCCCACGAGTACTTCGTGAAGCGTGGTCCGGTGCTGGGCAACTACACCCACGTCTTCAGTCAGCTCTCCTTCGACACGGTGCGCGCCGCGGCCGAAGAAGCTATGGAAGGCTTCCGCACGGGCCAGTTCGATGAAGTAACGATGGTCTACAACGAGTTCAAGAACGTGGCGACGCAAATCGTGCGGGCCGAGCAGCTGTTGCCCCTGGTACCAGCCGAAGCTCCCGCTACGGCCGCCGCTGCTTCGAACGTGGACTACATCTTCGAGCCCTCGAAAGAAGAAATCGTGCAGACCCTGATTCCGCAGTCCTTGAAAGTGCAGCTCTACAAGGCCGTACTGGAAAGCAACGCGTCGGAGCACGGGGCCCGCATGACGGCCATGGATAAAGCCACCGACAACGCCGGGGAGTTGCTCAAGTCGCTCAAGCTGACTTACAACCGCACGCGTCAGGCGGCCATTACCACCGAGATTCTCGAAATCGTGGGTGGGGCCGAAGCCCTGGCGGCCAGCCGCGGCTAA
- a CDS encoding zinc-dependent alcohol dehydrogenase, with the protein MLAMNFRGPFRIRADRNRPDPEIKHPNDAIVRVTRSLICGSDLHLYHGMVPDTRVGMTFGHEFTGIVEAVGSGVQKLKVGDHVLVPFNIACGSCPFCKQELYGNCHESNPEATAVGGFFGYAHIAGGYDGGQAEYVRVPYADVSPTVIPEGMDIEDAVMLTDVTPTGYQAAEQGGIQPGDTVVVFGAGPVGIMAARCSWLFGAGRVIIIDHLEYRLEFARNYAKCEAYNFKDMDDPVVFLKKATDWYGADVCIDAVGCEASGDALQTILGKKLLFEAGSATALHWAINSVKKGGIVSVIGVYGPPWNLVPMGSLMNKGITLRGNQASVKRLLPKLIDHVMAGRLNPKGLITHRVPLEEVPDAYHMFSAKRDNIIKPLLIPPRAYAA; encoded by the coding sequence ATGTTAGCGATGAATTTTCGCGGGCCCTTCCGTATCCGCGCGGACCGCAACCGGCCCGATCCCGAAATCAAACACCCCAACGACGCCATTGTGCGGGTGACCCGCTCCCTGATTTGCGGCTCGGACCTGCACCTCTACCACGGCATGGTGCCCGACACGCGCGTGGGGATGACCTTCGGCCACGAATTTACCGGCATCGTGGAAGCCGTCGGCTCCGGCGTGCAAAAGCTCAAAGTGGGCGACCATGTGCTGGTGCCCTTCAACATTGCCTGCGGCAGCTGCCCGTTTTGCAAGCAGGAGCTCTACGGCAACTGCCACGAATCGAACCCCGAAGCCACGGCGGTGGGGGGCTTCTTCGGCTACGCCCACATTGCCGGGGGCTACGACGGCGGCCAGGCCGAATACGTGCGGGTGCCCTACGCCGACGTGAGCCCGACCGTGATTCCGGAAGGCATGGACATCGAGGACGCCGTGATGCTGACCGACGTGACCCCCACGGGCTACCAGGCCGCCGAGCAGGGCGGCATCCAGCCCGGCGACACGGTGGTGGTGTTCGGGGCCGGCCCGGTGGGCATCATGGCCGCGCGCTGCTCCTGGCTGTTCGGCGCCGGGCGGGTCATCATCATCGACCATTTGGAGTACCGGCTGGAATTTGCCCGCAACTACGCCAAGTGCGAGGCCTACAACTTCAAGGACATGGACGACCCGGTGGTGTTCCTCAAAAAAGCCACCGACTGGTACGGGGCCGACGTCTGCATCGACGCCGTGGGCTGCGAAGCCTCCGGCGACGCCTTGCAAACCATTTTGGGGAAAAAGCTCCTCTTCGAGGCCGGCAGCGCGACGGCCCTGCACTGGGCCATCAACTCGGTAAAAAAAGGGGGCATCGTGTCGGTCATCGGCGTGTACGGCCCGCCCTGGAACCTAGTGCCCATGGGCAGTCTGATGAACAAGGGCATTACCCTGCGCGGCAACCAGGCCTCGGTGAAACGCTTGCTGCCGAAGCTGATTGACCACGTGATGGCCGGGCGGCTCAACCCCAAGGGCCTCATCACGCATCGCGTCCCGCTGGAAGAAGTGCCGGATGCCTACCATATGTTTTCGGCCAAACGCGACAACATTATCAAACCTTTGCTCATCCCGCCGCGCGCGTACGCGGCTTAA
- a CDS encoding helix-turn-helix domain-containing protein, whose product MPDSSPALDVSLVIAVRQHFGFSVRQLASYLGVSAGFITHMETGRKGLPASLVPRLTVLGRLLPPPLGQGPPAPPELPESAIYDTLAPLPAPDALLEVTELPGATAPAPEPLRQRLRDARQQLLQYGQRLAQQQNRAVLLARRRRGVAQLQTAPFPTEPAETAHYARWLGELATDLARDEPDPTQAAADRLLLAARVAALRAEVALLVAINAAV is encoded by the coding sequence ATGCCTGATTCTTCTCCCGCCCTCGATGTAAGCCTGGTAATTGCCGTGCGCCAGCATTTCGGGTTTTCCGTGCGCCAGCTGGCCAGCTACCTGGGCGTATCGGCTGGTTTTATTACCCACATGGAAACCGGCCGCAAAGGCCTGCCCGCGTCGTTGGTACCCCGCCTGACCGTGCTGGGCCGCCTGTTGCCCCCGCCCTTGGGCCAAGGCCCGCCGGCGCCCCCCGAGCTGCCCGAATCAGCCATCTACGACACGCTGGCTCCCCTGCCCGCCCCCGATGCCCTGCTGGAGGTTACTGAGCTGCCCGGCGCCACGGCTCCCGCCCCCGAGCCCCTGCGCCAGCGCCTGCGCGACGCCCGCCAGCAGCTGCTGCAGTACGGGCAGCGCCTGGCCCAGCAGCAAAACCGCGCCGTACTGCTGGCCCGCCGCCGCCGGGGCGTGGCCCAGCTCCAGACGGCCCCCTTCCCTACCGAGCCCGCCGAAACGGCTCATTACGCCCGCTGGCTGGGGGAGCTGGCCACCGATCTGGCCCGCGACGAGCCCGACCCCACCCAGGCCGCCGCCGACCGCCTGCTGCTGGCCGCCCGCGTAGCCGCCCTACGGGCCGAGGTGGCCCTGCTGGTGGCCATCAACGCGGCGGTTTGA
- a CDS encoding HAD family hydrolase has product MVSPAPYALIFDMDGVLIDNTPYQAKAFQLLFRDLGLTTNARQLLRRLNGMPATNIFKTVFRHPVPDKQLKEYSSQRELLYRVLYWDKRRETPGLSAFLRAARTAGFKIGLGTSSPPETISYIIDHLDLRQYFDVVVGKEDVDKGKPHAETFVVVAQKLGVPPERCVVFEDAILGEQAAYKAKMRCIGVSSGLKPEEFQAPLRVIKDFRDITPEQVRELLEQNPPVPKPSKEMAKREYMKL; this is encoded by the coding sequence ATGGTTTCTCCGGCTCCTTACGCTCTGATTTTCGACATGGACGGCGTGCTGATTGACAACACGCCCTACCAGGCCAAGGCCTTCCAACTGCTCTTCCGCGACCTGGGCCTGACCACCAATGCCCGCCAGCTGCTGCGCCGCCTGAACGGCATGCCGGCCACCAACATTTTCAAGACCGTATTCCGCCACCCCGTGCCCGACAAGCAGCTCAAGGAATACTCTTCCCAGCGCGAGTTGCTGTACCGGGTGCTCTACTGGGACAAGCGCCGCGAAACGCCCGGCCTCTCGGCGTTTCTGCGGGCGGCCCGCACCGCCGGGTTCAAAATTGGCCTGGGCACCAGTTCTCCCCCCGAAACCATCAGCTACATCATCGACCACCTCGACCTGCGCCAGTACTTCGACGTGGTGGTGGGCAAGGAGGACGTGGACAAAGGCAAGCCCCACGCCGAAACCTTCGTGGTGGTAGCCCAAAAGCTGGGCGTGCCGCCCGAGCGGTGCGTAGTCTTCGAAGACGCCATCCTGGGCGAACAGGCGGCCTACAAAGCCAAGATGCGCTGCATCGGGGTCAGCAGCGGCCTCAAGCCCGAAGAGTTTCAGGCCCCGCTGCGGGTTATCAAGGACTTCCGCGACATCACGCCCGAGCAGGTGCGGGAGCTGCTGGAGCAAAACCCACCCGTGCCCAAGCCGAGCAAGGAAATGGCCAAGCGGGAGTATATGAAGCTGTAA
- the pafA gene encoding alkaline phosphatase PafA — protein MKKSLFLLGAAVLAAPAFAQKNVKPIVRPKLVVGIVVDQMRYDYLYRYWNKYGNDGFKRLLGEGFSYENTHYNYVPTYTGPGHASIYTGTTPSMHGIVGNNWFVRETGKGTYVTEDKTVQSVGGTGPEGQMSPRHMLTTTITDELRLATNFQSKVIGVCIKDRGSILPAGHAANAAYWYDGSNGAFITSTFYQSSLPEWVSKFNSQQRAAQYLDKPWETLLPLSQYTESSPDDVAWESAYKGEAKPVFPHDLPKLSALAPAAVQGALKAEGEKAPVATPRNLDLIRSTPFGNSLTADFALEAVRAEQLGQRGQTDFLALSFSSTDYVGHQFGTTAIETEDTYLRLDRDIARVLSSLEKTVGKGQVLVFLSADHAAAQSPNFMLEHHLPAGSVGPRLMRDSIQQELVKRHGAGNWVLSYENQQVYLNRPLIAQKQLDLRKVQDEVVDIATKLFGVNRAITADDLQKSHWESGMLMYLENGYFPKRSGDVMVVLEPGWLESYSYPVNKGTTHGSLNNYDTHVPLLFWGWHVKHGESSAPAKITDIAATMARWLHIQEPNGCTGTPLLEVLGK, from the coding sequence TTGAAAAAGAGCCTGTTCCTGTTGGGCGCTGCCGTGCTGGCCGCCCCCGCCTTTGCCCAGAAAAATGTGAAGCCCATCGTCCGCCCCAAGCTGGTGGTGGGCATCGTGGTCGACCAGATGCGCTACGACTACCTCTACCGCTACTGGAACAAGTACGGCAACGACGGCTTTAAGCGGCTGCTGGGCGAAGGCTTCAGCTACGAAAACACCCACTACAACTACGTGCCCACCTACACCGGGCCGGGCCACGCCAGCATCTACACCGGCACCACGCCCTCCATGCACGGCATCGTGGGCAACAACTGGTTTGTGCGCGAAACCGGCAAGGGCACGTATGTAACCGAAGACAAGACGGTGCAGAGCGTAGGCGGCACGGGGCCGGAAGGGCAGATGTCGCCGCGCCACATGCTGACCACGACCATCACCGACGAGCTGCGCCTGGCCACCAACTTCCAGAGCAAGGTTATCGGGGTTTGCATCAAGGACCGGGGCTCGATCTTGCCCGCCGGCCACGCCGCCAACGCCGCCTACTGGTACGACGGCTCCAACGGGGCCTTCATCACCAGCACGTTTTACCAGAGCAGCCTGCCCGAGTGGGTCAGCAAGTTTAACAGCCAGCAGCGGGCCGCCCAGTACCTCGACAAGCCTTGGGAAACTCTGCTGCCCCTGAGTCAGTACACCGAAAGCTCACCCGACGACGTGGCGTGGGAGTCGGCCTACAAGGGTGAAGCCAAGCCCGTTTTTCCCCACGACCTGCCCAAGCTGAGCGCCCTGGCCCCGGCTGCGGTGCAGGGCGCCCTGAAGGCCGAAGGCGAAAAGGCCCCGGTGGCCACGCCCCGCAACCTGGATTTGATTCGCTCCACGCCCTTCGGCAACTCCCTCACCGCCGACTTTGCCCTCGAAGCCGTGCGGGCCGAGCAGCTGGGCCAGCGTGGCCAAACCGACTTCCTGGCCCTGAGCTTTAGCTCGACCGACTACGTGGGCCACCAGTTTGGCACCACCGCCATTGAAACCGAGGACACCTACCTGCGCCTCGACCGGGACATTGCCCGGGTGCTGAGCTCCCTCGAAAAAACCGTGGGTAAAGGCCAGGTGCTCGTGTTTTTGTCGGCTGACCACGCCGCGGCCCAGTCGCCCAACTTTATGCTGGAGCACCACCTGCCGGCTGGCTCGGTGGGCCCCCGCCTCATGCGCGACTCGATTCAGCAGGAGCTGGTGAAGCGGCACGGAGCCGGCAACTGGGTGCTGAGCTACGAAAACCAGCAGGTGTATCTCAACCGCCCGCTTATTGCCCAGAAGCAGCTCGACCTGCGCAAGGTGCAGGACGAAGTCGTGGACATTGCCACCAAGCTTTTCGGCGTAAACCGCGCCATTACGGCCGACGACTTGCAGAAGTCGCACTGGGAAAGCGGGATGCTGATGTACCTGGAAAACGGCTACTTCCCCAAGCGCAGCGGCGACGTGATGGTGGTGCTGGAGCCGGGCTGGCTGGAATCCTATTCCTACCCCGTGAACAAGGGTACCACCCACGGCTCCTTGAACAACTACGACACCCACGTGCCCCTGCTGTTCTGGGGCTGGCACGTGAAGCACGGCGAGTCCAGCGCTCCGGCCAAGATTACCGATATTGCTGCCACCATGGCCCGCTGGCTCCACATTCAGGAGCCCAACGGCTGCACCGGCACGCCCCTGCTGGAGGTGCTGGGCAAGTAA
- a CDS encoding inorganic diphosphatase → MAHFNPWHDVERGENAPAVVNGIIEIPKGSKGKYELDKDSGMLKLDRVLFSAVHYPAAYGFIPQTYCDDKDPLDILVICSVDIVPMCLVDAKVIGVMQMIDGDEEDDKIIAVAANDISVNHYNDIADLPPHTLLEMRRFFEDYKALEHKQVTVERFMGREDAYRIIEDSIKLYNETFDESGVKRSTGVEL, encoded by the coding sequence ATGGCTCACTTTAACCCCTGGCACGATGTGGAGCGCGGCGAAAACGCCCCCGCAGTTGTGAATGGCATCATCGAAATTCCCAAAGGCTCGAAAGGTAAATACGAGCTCGACAAGGACAGCGGCATGCTCAAGCTGGACCGCGTGCTGTTCTCGGCCGTGCACTACCCGGCCGCCTACGGCTTCATTCCGCAAACCTACTGCGACGACAAAGATCCGCTCGACATCCTGGTTATCTGCTCCGTCGACATCGTGCCCATGTGCCTGGTCGATGCCAAGGTAATCGGGGTGATGCAGATGATTGACGGCGACGAGGAAGACGACAAAATCATTGCCGTGGCCGCCAACGATATTTCGGTAAACCACTACAACGACATTGCCGACCTGCCCCCGCACACGCTGCTGGAAATGCGCCGCTTTTTCGAGGACTACAAGGCCCTGGAGCACAAGCAGGTGACCGTAGAGCGGTTTATGGGCCGCGAAGATGCCTACCGCATCATCGAGGACAGCATCAAGCTCTACAACGAGACCTTCGACGAGTCGGGCGTGAAACGCTCTACCGGCGTCGAACTGTAA
- a CDS encoding DUF6766 family protein, giving the protein MPKQPSSSPVLRFLYENSLLLVGVALVLATMTGQVLTGWQEYNGELEDLKLLPLSLGQYLGTGHFLEATFENWESEFLQMGLYVMLTIWLRQKGSSESKKLYEEEEVDREPDPTKPDAPAPVKRGGWVLWLYKQSLSLAFFLLFFASVWLHAKGGAGVYNVEQKQYGKPQISTIEYMGTTRFWFESFQNWQSEFLSIVSIVGLSIFLRQQGSPQSKPVDASYDETGE; this is encoded by the coding sequence ATGCCTAAACAACCATCGTCTTCGCCGGTTTTGCGGTTTCTGTATGAGAACAGCCTATTGCTCGTGGGCGTGGCCCTGGTACTGGCCACTATGACCGGGCAGGTGCTAACGGGTTGGCAGGAGTACAACGGGGAGCTGGAAGACCTGAAGCTGCTGCCGCTGAGCCTGGGCCAGTATCTGGGCACCGGCCATTTCCTGGAAGCCACGTTCGAAAACTGGGAAAGTGAGTTTCTGCAGATGGGCCTCTACGTGATGCTCACTATCTGGCTGCGCCAAAAAGGCTCGTCGGAGTCGAAGAAGCTGTATGAGGAAGAGGAAGTAGACCGGGAGCCTGACCCAACCAAGCCCGATGCGCCGGCGCCGGTGAAGCGCGGGGGCTGGGTGCTGTGGCTCTACAAACAATCCCTGAGCCTGGCCTTCTTCCTGCTGTTTTTTGCCTCGGTGTGGCTGCACGCCAAAGGCGGGGCCGGCGTTTACAACGTGGAGCAGAAGCAGTACGGCAAGCCCCAGATTTCAACCATCGAGTACATGGGCACGACGCGGTTCTGGTTTGAGTCGTTTCAGAACTGGCAGAGCGAGTTTCTGTCGATTGTATCCATCGTGGGGCTGTCCATCTTTCTGCGGCAGCAAGGCTCCCCACAGTCGAAGCCGGTGGATGCCAGCTACGACGAAACGGGCGAGTAA